The Argopecten irradians isolate NY chromosome 4, Ai_NY, whole genome shotgun sequence genome has a window encoding:
- the LOC138322111 gene encoding uncharacterized protein, producing MNEELSSIRWEHELQGLNTCNAWDYFVDKLFKAIDQHIPVCKVRPSVRRVRKPWMKETTINALKIKRKTWYQYKHNQTLENYETYRIARNEASKQQRSSVEEYENKIVTEFKENPKSFWKYIQSKTKTKSVIPNLEDENGDIVTTDEEKTTVLNQFFSSVFTIEDNNNIPEFEARTNMELGNLEITIDQVEKKLGELNVAKSPGPDKLHPKILYELRSVISEPLAIIFDKSLRESVLPKVWKEANVTPIFKKGNKQKAQNYRPVSLTKTTHSITKLFADDTKVYGTANNIDDSEKIQRDLNKLDDWSQKWQLKFNADKCKVMHFGNNNIETEYSMLGNNGQSILSITREEKDLGVIFDPTLKFSIHVSTCVKKANRLLGMIRRTFGPLEKDMFLPLYKSLIRPQLEYATTVWSPLLLKDIQQLENVQRRATKLVKGLSDLTYSNRLRQLGLPSLEYRRKRADVLQVFRIINEIDKTSDRGRSMLTKQDHYRTRGHNKRLLKPHTRLNIRKHSFAIRVINDWNSLPSEIVNAESVNRFKTLINTYWKNCDIKFYPSCY from the exons ATGAACGAAGAACTAAGTTCAATTCGATGGGAGCATGAACTTCAAGGTTTGAACACATGCAATGCTTGGGATTACTTTGTCGATAAACTCTTCAAGGCAATTGATCAACATATACCAGTGTGCAAAGTAAGACCGTCGGTTCGGAGGGTGAGGAAACCTTGGATGAAAGAGACCACCATCAATGCTTTAAAAATCAAACGAAAGACTTGGtatcaatataaacacaatCAAACACTAGAAAACTACGAAACATATAGAATTGCCAGAAACGAAGCATCAAAACAGCAAAGAAGCTCAGTCGaggaatatgaaaataaaatagtaaCCGAATTTAAGGAAAATCCTAAAAGTTTCTGGAAATACatccaaagtaaaacaaaaaccaaatcAGTGATTCCAAATCTAGAAGATGAAAACGGCGATATTGTGACAACAGACGAAGAGAAAACAACAGTACTTAATCAGTTCTTTAGCAGTGTATTTACAATAGAGGACAACAACAATATACCGGAGTTCGAAGCAAGAACCAACATGGAACTCGGTAACCTGGAGATAACAATAGACCAGGTCGAAAAGAAACTCGGAGAATTAAATGTCGCTAAATCCCCTGGACCTGACAAGCTTCATCCTAAGATACTTTATGAGCTACGATCTGTAATCAGTGAACCACTGGcaattatatttgataaatcTCTCAGAGAAAGCGTATTACCAAAGGTATGGAAAGAAGCAAACGTAACACCAATCTTCAAAAAAGGAAACAAACAGAAAGCCCAAAATTACAGACCCGTGAGTTTAACCA AAACAACACATTCCATAACAAAACTTTTCGCGGATGATACCAAAGTGTATGGGACAGCCAATAACATCGACGATTCGGAAAAAATACAAAGAGACCTCAATAAATTGGACGACTGGTCACAGAAATGGCAATTGAAATTTAATGCTGACAAATGTAAAGTTATGCATTTTGGAAATAACAACATAGAAACCGAGTACAGTATGTTGGGGAACAACGGACAAAGTATATTAAGTATTACACGCGAAGAAAAGGATTTAGGTGTGATATTTGATCCAACTCTCAAATTCAGCATACACGTATCAACTTGTGTCAAGAAAGCAAATCGACTTCTGGGGATGATTAGGAGAACGTTTGGTCCACTCGAAAAAGACATGTTTCTGCCATTATATAAATCTCTCATTCGGCCACAGTTAGAATATGCTACTACAGTTTGGAGTCCACTGCTACTTAAGGATATTCAGCAACTAGAAAATGTGCAACGTCGGGCCACCAAACTAGTAAAAGGACTTTCCGACTTAACCTATTCAAACCGATTACGTCAACTTGGATTACCATCTCTAGAGTACAGACGTAAAAGAGCTGATGTTCTACAAGTATTCAGAATTATTAATGAAATTGACAAAACCAGTGATAGAGGCCGAAGCATGCTGACCAAACAAGACCATTACAGAACAAGGGGACACAACAAAAGATTACTGAAACCTCATACGAGACTTAACATTCGGAAACATTCATTTGCAATAAGAGTGATCAACGACTGGAACTCCCTACCTTCGGAAATTGTGAATGCCGAGTCGGTGAACAGATTCAAGACCCTCATAAACACGTATTGGAAGAACTGTGACATTAAGTTTTACCCTAGCTGTTATTGA